The Primulina huaijiensis isolate GDHJ02 chromosome 12, ASM1229523v2, whole genome shotgun sequence genome has a window encoding:
- the LOC140989514 gene encoding uncharacterized protein, which produces MELAFLLRAVGARIVWITNQKPTEPDEVIHSLEQRMADRGVKVLPAKGQETVDTALKADLVILNTAVAGKWLDAVLKDNVPRVLPKVLWWIHEMRGHYFNLEYVKHLPFVAGAMIDSHTTADYWKNRTHERLGIKMPATYVVHLGNSKDLMDVAEDSVARRVLQEHIRESLGVRKDDFLFAIINSVSRGKGQDLFLKSFYEALQLIQEKKLHVPPVYAVIVGSDMSAQTKFETELRNFVADKKIQHRVRFVNKTLNVAPYLSSIYVLVQNSQARGESFGRITIEAMAFQLPVLGTATGGTMEIVVNGTTGRLHPAGKDGIAPLAANIVQLARHVETRTTMGKKGYTRVKEMFLEHHMSYRISLVLKEVLRKANS; this is translated from the exons ATGGAACTTGCGTTTTTGTTAAGAGCTGTTGGCGCGAGAATTGTCTGGATCACCAATCAGAAGCCTACGGAACCCGATGAAGTGATCCATAGTTTGGAGCAAAGAATGGCGGACCGAGGAGTGAAG GTTTTGCCTGCAAAGGGGCAGGAAACTGTTGACACAGCTCTCAAAGCTGATTTAGTCATTTTAAATACAGCCGTGGCTGGGAAATGGCTGGATGCTGTGCTCAAGGATAATGTGCCTCGTGTGCTCCCAAAGGTTTTGTGGTGGATTCATGAAATGCGAGGGCATTACTTTAACCTGGAGTATGTTAAGCACCTCCCTTTTGTTGCAGGTGCCATGATTGATTCACATACCACTGCTGACTATTGGAAGAACAGGACTCATGAGAGATTGGG GATTAAGATGCCTGCGACCTATGTTGTGCACCTTGGGAATAGCAAAGACTTGATGGACGTAGCTGAAGACAGTGTTGCGAGAAGGGTCCTTCAAGAGCATATTAGGGAATCTCTTGGAGTCCGAAAAGATGATTTTCTGTTTGCCATTATCAACA GTGTTTCTCGCGGTAAAGGACAGGATCTATTTCTTAAATCATTCTATGAAGCTCTACAACTTATCCAAGAGAAGAAGTTGCACGTACCTCCGGTATATGCAGTAATAGTGGGAAGTGACATGAGCGCTCAGACAAAATTTGAAACGGAACTGCGCAACTTCGTGGCTGACAAAAAGATTCAGCACAGAGTGCGATTCGTAAACAAAACCCTGAACGTTGCTCCTTATCTATCTTCCATTTATGTGCTTGTCCAAAACTCTCAG GCACGTGGGGAGAGTTTTGGAAGGATAACTATTGAAGCCATGGCTTTTCAGCTCCCTGTATTG GGTACGGCAACTGGGGGTACGATGGAAATTGTTGTGAACGGCACCACTGGTCGGTTACATCCAGCTGGAAAAGATGGCATCGCACCACTTGCAGCAAATATCGTTCAACTAGCCAGACACGTGGAGACGAGGACAACAATGGGGAAAAAGGGTTACACACGGGTCAAAGAAATGTTTCTTGAACATCACATGTCTTACAGAATATCCTTGGTTCTGAAGGAGGTTTTGCGGAAGGCAAATAGTTAG
- the LOC140990629 gene encoding BEL1-like homeodomain protein 11, with translation MVSEDSPSNSNSSILHQFLFSNSMADQNQFENQHFIACGTQSHSLPLNIQSLDERMPRHVDLLNAPQLSNESDLRHGTRSVNLLETTAAHQAQGLSLSLGSVMDPGYIIYNNAGLHRTASDYCFAGTGCAFIPSAAIGSSKYLKPAQTLLEEMVNTGSKDIDISNKKYVEKLSRRSKSGSFGYNEELSEKPGSCVHLLKLLALLQEVERRYEEYYNHMEELVSSFEAIAGVGAGISYTALALQAMSKHFCILRNTLLSQIRDTKRKMEADMPGFSSRLGQLSLLDQESRHNRTTLQQQLGITQSWRLIRGLPESSVMILRVWLFEHFLHPYPNDSEKLVLASQTGLSKNQVSNWFINARVRLWKPMIEQMYKEEFGDSSIESDELLTSTAEGTGNFC, from the exons ATGGTATCAGAAGACTCGCCTTCAAACTCAAATTCGAGTATTCTGCATCAATTCTTATTTTCAAACTCCATGGCAGAtcaaaatcagtttgaaaaccaGCATTTTATTGCTTGTGGAACACAATCTCACTCTCTACCTTTAAACATTCAATCTCTTGATGAAAGAATGCCTAGACATGTAGACCTTCTCAATGCCCCACAATTATCAAATGAATCTGATTTAAGACATGGTACAAGGTCTGTGAATCTTCTTGAAACAACAGCAGCCCACCAAGCTCAGGGGCTTTCACTTTCTTTAGGCTCAGTAATGGATCCCGGTTACATCATTTATAATAATGCCGGGCTCCACAGAACCGCAAGTGATTATTGTTTTGCTGGAACTGGGTGTGCTTTTATCCCATCCGCTGCAATTGGAAGCTCAAAGTACTTGAAACCAGCTCAAACCCTCCTTGAAGAAATGGTTAATACTGGAAGCAAGGATATTGATATTAGCAACAAGAAATATGTGGAGAAATTATCCCGCCGCAGCAAAAGTGGATCTTTCGGGTACAATGAAGAACTGTCTGAGAAACCTGGATCTTGTGTTCATCTTCTAAAGCTTCTTGCATTACTACAAGAG GTGGAGAGAAGATACGAGGAATACTATAATCATATGGAGGAATTGGTGTCAAGTTTTGAGGCAATAGCAGGGGTAGGAGCTGGAATATCTTACACTGCTCTTGCTCTTCAAGCCATGTCCAAACACTTCTGCATCCTAAGAAACACACTATTGTCTCAAATCCGTGACACGAAACGTAAGATGGAAGCAGACATGCCAGGATTCAGTTCAAGATTAGGTCAACTAAGTCTGCTCGATCAAGAAAGTAGACATAACAGAACCACACTGCAGCAGCAGCTTGGAATTACGCAGAGTTGGAGGCTGATTCGGGGATTGCCGGAGAGCTCTGTGATGATTCTACGTGTTTGGCTTTTCGAACACTTCCTTCATCC GTATCCTAATGATTCTGAAAAGCTTGTGTTGGCATCTCAAACGGGCCTGTCAAAGAACCAG GTTTCCAACTGGTTCATAAATGCCAGAGTCCGTCTGTGGAAGCCCATGATAGAACAAATGTACAAAGAGGAATTTGGTGACTCTTCCATTGAATCAGATGAATTGCTGACTTCTACAGCCGAGGGAACAGGGAATTTCTgttga
- the LOC140990628 gene encoding BEL1-like homeodomain protein 3 isoform X2, which translates to MCRFSDCDTVAVNPHAFSKELEHGHGPKQKSLSHGLCLSLGSQEQSLDQMTSNMNRYANSSLCSLLSSHVLQSEVHLSQRINLKNVEYLSFDLSQGNQDAVKYEVNNFQNLISSKDTISLPFLHQTSESSGTLCNSKYLKAAQDLLDEVVNVHRALETSGKSKNKKLLGPDGSKETGARVGETSAEFHELTTKAPDISLSPSERHNLQNKMTKLVSMLEEVDKRYKQYSHQIQAVISSFDMVAGRGVAKQYSALALLTLSRQFRSLRDTIKKQIQDTQNNLGEQDADSHGPGVLSRLRYVDQKLRQQKIVQQFGIMRQPWRPQRGLPETAVSVLRAWLFEHFLHPYPKDTEKSILARQTGLTRSQVANWFINARVRLWKPMIEDIYKEEFGDAETEPKSSPEHARVTQEVSALKDTEEGLQESLISAASDGKSLAHSIESRHTVFSRAELFYEAGVFQENEINYGLTHLQKQHINEDSRHNDMILCGSMRNHVSLALRYTHSERDFQPISVGNKLKGNDAESASMGVDKLDYYDEDTINHQPGFVNPNPLSDFVL; encoded by the exons ATGTGCCGATTTTCAGATTGTGATACAGTAGCGGTAAATCCCCATGCATTTTCTAAAGAACTAGAGCACGGCCATGGCCCTAAACAAAAATCATTAAGCCATGGCTTATGTCTTAGTTTGGGATCTCAGGAACAGTCACTGGATCAGATGACTTCGAATATGAATCGGTACGCAAACTCGAGTCTCTGTTCCCTGTTAAGTTCCCATGTTTTGCAATCAGAGGTCCATCTTTCTCAAAGAATCAACCTTAAGAATGTCGAATACCTGTCATTTGATTTGTCTCAAGGGAACCAAGATGCAGTCAAATATGAAGTGAACAATTTTCAGAACTTGATTAGCTCCAAAGACACAATTTCTTTGCCATTTCTACATCAGACATCAGAATCTTCGGGAACATTGTGCAACTCCAAGTATCTGAAGGCAGCTCAAGATTTACTAGATGAAGTGGTGAATGTTCATAGAGCTCTAGAAACATCAGGAAAAAGTaagaataaaaaattacttGGTCCAGATGGCTCAAAAGAGACAGGTGCAAGAGTGGGTGAAACTTCTGCTGAATTTCATGAATTAACTACAAAGGCACCTGATATTTCACTTTCACCTTCTGAGCGCCATAATCTGCAGAATAAGATGACGAAACTTGTCTCCATGTTAGAAGAG GTTGACAAAAGATACAAACAATACAGCCATCAAATTCAAGCCGTGATTTCATCATTTGACATGGTGGCTGGGCGTGGTGTCGCCAAACAATACTCGGCTCTAGCCCTTCTAACGTTATCCAGACAGTTCCGTAGCTTGCGTGATACAATCAAGAAGCAAATTCAAGATACCCAAAATAACTTAGGGGAGCAAGATGCTGATTCACATGGTCCAGGAGTATTATCCCGCCTACGCTATGTGGACCAGAAACTCAGACAACAAAAGATAGTTCAGCAGTTCGGTATAATGAGACAACCTTGGAGGCCACAGAGAGGCTTGCCTGAAACTGCTGTTTCAGTACTTCGTGCATGGCTTTTCGAGCATTTTCTTCACCC TTATCCGAAAGACACGGAGAAAAGCATTCTTGCAAGGCAGACAGGATTAACAAGAAGCCAG GTCGCAAACTGGTTTATCAATGCTAGGGTCCGACTTTGGAAACCGATGATTGAGGATATATACAAGGAGGAATTTGGGGATGCAGAAACTGAACCCAAATCTTCACCAGAACATGCACGGGTAACtcaagaggtctctgcacttaAGGACACAGAGGAAGGGCTTCAAGAAAGCTTAATATCGGCTGCTTCAGATGGCAAAAGCTTGGCGCACTCCATTGAGTCGAGGCACACCGTTTTTTCTAGAGCAGAGTTGTTCTATGAGGCAGgagtttttcaagaaaatgagattAATTATGGGTTAACTCATTTGCAGAAACAACACATTAATGAAGATTCAAGACACAATGATATGATCTTGTGTGGTTCAATGAGAAATCATGTGTCCCTTGCCCTCAGGTATACTCATAGTGAGAGAGATTTTCAGCCAATATCGGTTGGAAATAAATTGAAAGGTAACGATGCTGAATCTGCTTCTATGGGAGTGGACAAATTGGACTACTATGATGAGGATACCATAAATCATCAGCCCGGGTTTGTTAATCCGAACCCATTGTCTGATTTTGTATTGTGA
- the LOC140990628 gene encoding uncharacterized protein isoform X1, with product MASFYSNASNEEDILPTTYSLSQKLISYPSSGLPNNKAYVSQPSVSESCLNLLSASTILAHDHAENNYIRSSGEMTIIPPTGFPTDVRQVDTQLNFMCRFSDCDTVAVNPHAFSKELEHGHGPKQKSLSHGLCLSLGSQEQSLDQMTSNMNRYANSSLCSLLSSHVLQSEVHLSQRINLKNVEYLSFDLSQGNQDAVKYEVNNFQNLISSKDTISLPFLHQTSESSGTLCNSKYLKAAQDLLDEVVNVHRALETSGKSKNKKLLGPDGSKETGARVGETSAEFHELTTKAPDISLSPSERHNLQNKMTKLVSMLEEVDKRYKQYSHQIQAVISSFDMVAGRGVAKQYSALALLTLSRQFRSLRDTIKKQIQDTQNNLGEQDADSHGPGVLSRLRYVDQKLRQQKIVQQFGIMRQPWRPQRGLPETAVSVLRAWLFEHFLHPYPKDTEKSILARQTGLTRSQVANWFINARVRLWKPMIEDIYKEEFGDAETEPKSSPEHARVTQEVSALKDTEEGLQESLISAASDGKSLAHSIESRHTVFSRAELFYEAGVFQENEINYGLTHLQKQHINEDSRHNDMILCGSMRNHVSLALRYTHSERDFQPISVGNKLKGNDAESASMGVDKLDYYDEDTINHQPGFVNPNPLSDFVL from the exons ATGGCTTCCTTTTATTCAAATGCAAGCAATGAAGAAGACATACTACCTACCACGTATTCACTAAGTCAGAAGCTCATTTCTTATCCTTCATCTGGTCTTCCTAATAATAAAGCATATGTAAGCCAGCCTTCTGTTTCGGAATCCTGCTTGAATTTGTTGTCCGCTAGCACTATATTGGCTCATGACCATGCTGAAAACAATTATATACGAAGTAGTGGTGAAATGACAATTATACCTCCAACGGGTTTTCCCACAGATGTGCGGCAAGTTGATACACAACTGAATTTCATGTGCCGATTTTCAGATTGTGATACAGTAGCGGTAAATCCCCATGCATTTTCTAAAGAACTAGAGCACGGCCATGGCCCTAAACAAAAATCATTAAGCCATGGCTTATGTCTTAGTTTGGGATCTCAGGAACAGTCACTGGATCAGATGACTTCGAATATGAATCGGTACGCAAACTCGAGTCTCTGTTCCCTGTTAAGTTCCCATGTTTTGCAATCAGAGGTCCATCTTTCTCAAAGAATCAACCTTAAGAATGTCGAATACCTGTCATTTGATTTGTCTCAAGGGAACCAAGATGCAGTCAAATATGAAGTGAACAATTTTCAGAACTTGATTAGCTCCAAAGACACAATTTCTTTGCCATTTCTACATCAGACATCAGAATCTTCGGGAACATTGTGCAACTCCAAGTATCTGAAGGCAGCTCAAGATTTACTAGATGAAGTGGTGAATGTTCATAGAGCTCTAGAAACATCAGGAAAAAGTaagaataaaaaattacttGGTCCAGATGGCTCAAAAGAGACAGGTGCAAGAGTGGGTGAAACTTCTGCTGAATTTCATGAATTAACTACAAAGGCACCTGATATTTCACTTTCACCTTCTGAGCGCCATAATCTGCAGAATAAGATGACGAAACTTGTCTCCATGTTAGAAGAG GTTGACAAAAGATACAAACAATACAGCCATCAAATTCAAGCCGTGATTTCATCATTTGACATGGTGGCTGGGCGTGGTGTCGCCAAACAATACTCGGCTCTAGCCCTTCTAACGTTATCCAGACAGTTCCGTAGCTTGCGTGATACAATCAAGAAGCAAATTCAAGATACCCAAAATAACTTAGGGGAGCAAGATGCTGATTCACATGGTCCAGGAGTATTATCCCGCCTACGCTATGTGGACCAGAAACTCAGACAACAAAAGATAGTTCAGCAGTTCGGTATAATGAGACAACCTTGGAGGCCACAGAGAGGCTTGCCTGAAACTGCTGTTTCAGTACTTCGTGCATGGCTTTTCGAGCATTTTCTTCACCC TTATCCGAAAGACACGGAGAAAAGCATTCTTGCAAGGCAGACAGGATTAACAAGAAGCCAG GTCGCAAACTGGTTTATCAATGCTAGGGTCCGACTTTGGAAACCGATGATTGAGGATATATACAAGGAGGAATTTGGGGATGCAGAAACTGAACCCAAATCTTCACCAGAACATGCACGGGTAACtcaagaggtctctgcacttaAGGACACAGAGGAAGGGCTTCAAGAAAGCTTAATATCGGCTGCTTCAGATGGCAAAAGCTTGGCGCACTCCATTGAGTCGAGGCACACCGTTTTTTCTAGAGCAGAGTTGTTCTATGAGGCAGgagtttttcaagaaaatgagattAATTATGGGTTAACTCATTTGCAGAAACAACACATTAATGAAGATTCAAGACACAATGATATGATCTTGTGTGGTTCAATGAGAAATCATGTGTCCCTTGCCCTCAGGTATACTCATAGTGAGAGAGATTTTCAGCCAATATCGGTTGGAAATAAATTGAAAGGTAACGATGCTGAATCTGCTTCTATGGGAGTGGACAAATTGGACTACTATGATGAGGATACCATAAATCATCAGCCCGGGTTTGTTAATCCGAACCCATTGTCTGATTTTGTATTGTGA
- the LOC140990056 gene encoding uncharacterized protein yields the protein MAFRDQSVLYHIPIIFVRLFRMLNPYKLKQCQGELNCHKFNESQREQVVLRRLQDGEIVALISDAGTPGISDPGVELASHLFKCDMLAKLCVDKDIPVIPVPGPSAVVAALSASGLPTNEFSFVGFLSKHAGTRRERLLVSANSAATQVFFVSPHNLCQFLEESSLIFGLSRQCVIAREITKMHEEFWRGTLEEAKEAFSAHQPKSEITLMIEGTTNREAKVLSESQLENELGELTSKRHSLSATVKLVTSETSMKRKAIYSLRLEKFRK from the exons ATGGCCTTCAGAGACCAGAGTGTTCTCTATCACATTCCTATCATATTTGTCCGGTTATTTCGAATGTTGAATCCTTATAAGTTAAAACAATGCCAAGGTGAG ttGAATTGTCACAAATTTAATgaatctcaacgagaacaagtAGTTCTTAGGAGATTGCAAGACGGAGAAATTGTGGCACTGATTAGTGATGCTGGAACTCCAGGCATTAGCGATCCTGGTGTGGAGCTGGCTAGTCACTTGTTCAAGTGTGACATGCTT GCCAAGCTGTGTGTGGATAAAGATATACCCGTTATTCCAGTTCCTGGGCCATCTGCAGTAGTAGCAGCTCTTTCGGCATCCGGTTTACCTACTAATGAGTTCTCATTTG TTGGCTTTCTTTCTAAACATGCTGGAACTAGAAGAGAGAGGCTGTTGGTCTCAGCAAATAGTGCTGCCACTCAAGTATTCTTTGTTTCTCCTCACAATCTCTGTCAGTTTTTAGAAGAGTCCTCTTTAATCTTTGGCCTATCTAG GCAATGTGTCATTGCTCGGGAAATCACCAAAATGCATGAAGAG TTCTGGCGAGGAACACTTGAGGAAGCCAAAGAAGCGTTCTCAGCCCACCAGCCAAAGAGTGAAATTACACTCATGATTGAAGGAACTACTAATAGAGAGGCCAAAGTTCTTTCTGAGTCTCAACTAGAGAATGAGTTGGGAGAATTAACGTCCAAACGTCACAGTCTTTCTGCG ACGGTCAAGTTGGTGACTTCAGAAACATCAATGAAAAGGAAAGCAATATATTCTCTCAGACTTGAGAAATTCCGGAAGTAA
- the LOC140989267 gene encoding thioredoxin H-type 1-like, with amino-acid sequence MASEVEGQVIGCHSVQQWKDQFQKGLDSKKLVVVDFTASWCGPCRFIAPILAEIAKKTAHVLFLKVDVDELEGVAKEFQVEAMPTFLFFKEGKEVDRLVGTKKEELQEKINKYGSFVTA; translated from the exons ATGGCTTCGGAAGTAGAGGGACAAGTTATCGGATGCCACTCCGTCCAGCAGTGGAAGGATCAGTTTCAGAAGGGTCTCGATAGTAAAAAGCTC GTGGTTGTCGATTTTACAGCTTCATGGTGCGGACCGTGCCGTTTCATTGCCCCAATCTTGGCAGAGATTGCGAAGAAAACAGCCcatgttttattcttgaaggTTGATGTTGATGAACTTGAG GGTGTTGCAAAGGAATTCCAAGTAGAGGCAATGCCAACTTTTCTGTTCTTCAAAGAGGGGAAGGAGGTGGACAGGCTCGTGGGAACAAAGAAGGAAGAGCTGCAGGAAAAAATCAACAAGTATGGCTCCTTCGTTACGGCTTGA
- the LOC140990058 gene encoding uncharacterized protein → MIIYGSGQEKGFFEPEIWPENTEKIRRMIDIYKAKNKDSIKSFGLSDFLHDRTKKIEEELSKLRKKNMEAGYPTWMDFLNGFTEVQLREFAANLRVKLEDVRSRVNNLKKSQEVLDVNLTDFGRINPFENQSFFNPGMIQRGNIEFEVINQQAMSSIMHFPSLNHNQQLHSVNQNSMMMPMWNDDDHCMQFGGASTSGNISCTNQGFYESTALDPMLYYSPRSLARFYTPPVDPTQYMMSRMLPEQILMAMPPLPQLPGFSK, encoded by the coding sequence ATGATAATCTACGGTTCGGGACAAGAAAAGGGTTTCTTTGAGCCCGAAATATGGCCCGAAAACACTGAAAAAATTCGACGTATGATCGACATTTACAAAGCCAAGAACAAGGATTCAATCAAGAGTTTTGGCTTGTCTGATTTCTTGCATGACAGGACGAAAAAGATCGAGGAAGAGCTTTCGAAACTTCGAAAAAAGAACATGGAAGCAGGGTATCCCACTTGGATGGATTTCTTGAATGGTTTTACAGAAGTGCAGTTGAGAGAATTTGCAGCAAATTTGAGGGTTAAATTAGAGGACGTTAGATCAAGAGTTAATAATCTGAAGAAAAGTCAAGAGGTTTTGGATGTGAATTTGACTGATTTTGGGAGAATAAATCCATTCGAAAACCAAAGCTTTTTCAATCCAGGGATGATCCAAAGAGGGAATATTGAATTTGAAGTTATAAACCAGCAAGCAATGTCCTCAATCATGCATTTCCCTAGTTTGAATCATAATCAACAATTGCATTCTGTGAACCAGAATTCAATGATGATGCCTATGTGGAATGATGATGATCATTGTATGCAGTTCGGGGGTGCATCGACTAGTGGGAATATTTCGTGTACGAATCAGGGTTTCTACGAGTCAACAGCATTGGATCCTATGTTATATTACAGCCCCAGGTCGTTGGCACGATTTTACACACCACCAGTGGATCCGACACAATATATGATGTCGAGGATGCTGCCGGAGCAAATTCTGATGGCAATGCCACCGCTGCCGCAGCTGCCAGGTTTTTCAAAGTAG
- the LOC140990642 gene encoding protein SHI RELATED SEQUENCE 7-like produces MSGFFSLGGKDQGLQQKDSFLVFKNEEIYNKGFELWQQYHHQHQHSLQQQNLHHNSQDVDFSVGPSGRSIRRNSNIVISGNIRDDPSSYSNRSASRFRVTRLGKGANAGMNCQDCGNQAKKDCSHLRCRTCCKSRGLSCQTHLKSTWVSAAQRRERQHQLAELQQDRQLLTVRGENPKRFRENPVGGDGGGSFGGGSTLACATTSRFPASTSGFAFGHFPPEVNSPAVFRCVRVSAMDDAEEQFAYQTSVNIGGHVFKGILYDQGREIRYPRGGGDQAGSSGQQPLHLMEEATTTSHPNVTMLDPSIYPTPTNAFMAGTQFFSPPRP; encoded by the exons ATGTCTGGGTTTTTCTCGTTAGGTGGTAAGGACCAAGGATTACAGCAAAAGGATAGCTTTTTAGTGTTCAAAAACGAAGAGATCTACAACAAGGGTTTCGAGCTATGGCAACAGTATCATCATCAGCATCAACACAGCCTTCAGCAGCAAAATCTGCATCACAATTCTCAAGATGTGGACTTCTCTGTTGGTCCTAGTGGTCGTAGCATCAGAAGGAACAGTAATATCGTCATTTCCGGTAATATTCGTGATGATCCTTCGAGTTATAGTAACAGATCAGCATCAAGGTTTAGGGTGACGAGGCTGGGTAAAGGTGCGAACGCGGGAATGAACTGTCAAGATTGTGGGAACCAAGCTAAGAAAGATTGCTCGCATTTGAGATGTAGGACTTGCTGCAAGAGCCGTGGACTTTCGTGCCAAACCCATTTGAAAAGCACTTGGGTTTCTGCGGCTCAACGACGAGAGAGGCAACATCAGCTCGCTGAGTTGCAGCAGGATCGGCAATTGCTGACTGTAAGAGGGGAGAATCCCAAACGGTTTCGAGAGAACCCAGTCGGCGGCGACGGTGGGGGTAGTTTTGGAGGAGGTTCCACTCTTGCTTGTGCTACTACTTCGCGTTTTCCGGCTTCCACATCAG GGTTTGCATTTGGACACTTTCCACCAGAAGTGAATTCCCCAGCTGTCTTTCGTTGCGTAAGAGTGAGTGCAATGGATGATGCGGAGGAGCAATTTGCTTATCAGACCTCTGTTAACATCGGAGGCCATGTTTTTAAAGGAATTCTTTACGACCAAGGCCGTGAAATCCGGTACCCTCGTGGTGGTGGGGATCAGGCGGGATCCTCCGGACAACAGCCGCTTCATCTCATGGAGGAGGCAACCACGACCAGCCACCCAAATGTCACCATGCTTGATCCTTCCATTTACCCCACGCCAACGAATGCTTTTATGGCGGGTACACAATTCTTCTCACCACCGAGACCTTAA
- the LOC140990357 gene encoding floral homeotic protein DEFICIENS-like isoform X1, with amino-acid sequence MARGKIQIKRIENQTNRQVTYSKRRNGLFKKAQELTVLCDAKVSIIMISSTQKLHEYISPSFTTKQLFDQYQKAVGVDLWSTQYEKMQQQLNKLKDVNRNLKSEIRRRIGESVNDLGYDETVNLIEDIHNSLHVIRERKYKVIGNQIETGKKKLRNVEDIHRNLLLEFDARQDDPHYGLVENEGDYNSVLGFTNGGHQIVALRFPANQHPYLHSGGGSGLTTFDLLD; translated from the exons ATGGCTCGTGGTAAGATCCAGATCAAGAGAATAGAGAACCAAACAAACAGGCAGGTGACCTATTCCAAGAGAAGAAATGGGCTTTTCAAGAAGGCGCAGGAGCTTACTGTTCTTTGTGATGCTAAGGTTTCCATTATCATGATCTCTAGTACTCAAAAGCTTCACGAGTACATCAGCCCCTCTTTCAC aaCAAAGCAGTTGTTCGATCAGTATCAGAAGGCTGTTGGGGTTGATCTCTGGAGCACTCAATATGAG AAAATGCAACAACAGTTGAATAAGCTCAAGGATGTTAACAGAAACCTTAAATCCGAGATTAG GCGAAGAATTGGGGAGAGCGTGAACGATCTGGGGTACGATGAAACAGTAAACCTTATTGAAGATATTCATAACTCTTTGCACGTCATTCGCGAGAGAAAG TACAAAGTTATCGGCAACCAGATTGAGACTGGGAAGAAAAAG TTAAGGAATGTGGAAGATATTCATAGAAACCTACTTCTTGAATTT GATGCAAGACAAGATGATCCACACTACGGATTAGTTGAAAATGAAGGGGACTATAATTCTGTTCTTGGATTTACAAATGGAGGTCATCAAATTGTCGCGTTACGCTTCCCGGCTAACCAACATCCTTATCTTCATAGCGGCGGGGGATCGGGCCTCACCACATTTGATTTGCTCGATTGA
- the LOC140990357 gene encoding floral homeotic protein DEFICIENS-like isoform X2, whose protein sequence is MARGKIQIKRIENQTNRQVTYSKRRNGLFKKAQELTVLCDAKVSIIMISSTQKLHEYISPSFTTKQLFDQYQKAVGVDLWSTQYEKMQQQLNKLKDVNRNLKSEIRRRIGESVNDLGYDETVNLIEDIHNSLHVIRERKYKVIGNQIETGKKKDARQDDPHYGLVENEGDYNSVLGFTNGGHQIVALRFPANQHPYLHSGGGSGLTTFDLLD, encoded by the exons ATGGCTCGTGGTAAGATCCAGATCAAGAGAATAGAGAACCAAACAAACAGGCAGGTGACCTATTCCAAGAGAAGAAATGGGCTTTTCAAGAAGGCGCAGGAGCTTACTGTTCTTTGTGATGCTAAGGTTTCCATTATCATGATCTCTAGTACTCAAAAGCTTCACGAGTACATCAGCCCCTCTTTCAC aaCAAAGCAGTTGTTCGATCAGTATCAGAAGGCTGTTGGGGTTGATCTCTGGAGCACTCAATATGAG AAAATGCAACAACAGTTGAATAAGCTCAAGGATGTTAACAGAAACCTTAAATCCGAGATTAG GCGAAGAATTGGGGAGAGCGTGAACGATCTGGGGTACGATGAAACAGTAAACCTTATTGAAGATATTCATAACTCTTTGCACGTCATTCGCGAGAGAAAG TACAAAGTTATCGGCAACCAGATTGAGACTGGGAAGAAAAAG GATGCAAGACAAGATGATCCACACTACGGATTAGTTGAAAATGAAGGGGACTATAATTCTGTTCTTGGATTTACAAATGGAGGTCATCAAATTGTCGCGTTACGCTTCCCGGCTAACCAACATCCTTATCTTCATAGCGGCGGGGGATCGGGCCTCACCACATTTGATTTGCTCGATTGA